A genomic region of Papaver somniferum cultivar HN1 chromosome 7, ASM357369v1, whole genome shotgun sequence contains the following coding sequences:
- the LOC113300268 gene encoding sister chromatid cohesion protein SCC2-like isoform X3, whose product MMTSSNSSTSSNSPVYGSEKLCPCSPLLSLPVFRGAATTTSVNRSSNRNDVLSRATEIPDLLGHTDVSYFCRNLREGFSSLSGSSMEPSSLYHQVLKYDSEAYEYSIQGLIKERNHSSLRPEKTPFEQNGPSTSQRKHEGALNHQSGGNRADGTQASVSSRRQIVKKKGNDDVSFSQPDLSEVQDGIIRGYTERLEELCSTAETLNEDQDEADAQLLSSTDLKLLVNDTMTIRGKKILHLVPLDILVRLLSVLDLQIRAAEGVSLDENEDCDSDAMSLVICALESIHAALAVMTHPDMPKQLYKKEVIERVLDFSRHQIMENMRACNPSYHALHKPNENGPYDGEDADVGFGSPDNTRRGNRSVKARRRTGNKVAAAVNTVLQKLSTILGFLRDLLSIERLPDSCLLQLIKTSFSTFLVENCQLLQLKAIGLICGVFSAYPQHRSYLIDETVHLLWKLPFSKRVLRTYPLPNEEQRQIQMITALLIQLVQSSANLPVVLRQTLTADSISDTPVGVFYPTKCNEASSVACCHFWTRVLQRLTTVKTHDASEVEVIIENIVIDLLSTLNLPEYPASAPILEVIDLICKVTTQVASVFVLIQNSLQVLRVLLLQNAGLKSKDVTARCLAINLLGTIAARLKRDPVFCSRESFWILHKMADEDSADQSYPRDVCSICHDGRSRKVVFVCQDCQRLFHTDCMGVIERNAPSRGWCCHFCLGKQQLIGLQSYLKSIHNDDVKRNLFKTEGAPEASELISQMEIVQQLLLNYLQGAGSTDDAHLYTRWFYLCLWYKDDPKSQEKLAYYLARLQLTSTVVSSFLTRESAKKITLAFGQKNSFSRGFDQILCMLLASLRENAPVIRTKALRAVSFIVEADPEVLCEKRVQSAVEGRFVDSVISVREAALELVGRHIASHPDVGVKYFQKVAERVKDTGVGVRGRAIKIIRDMCTSNANFSEFTSACLQIISRVSDEESSIQDLVCKTFYDFWFDEPSRAQTQFAEDGSSVPLEVAKKTEQIVEMSRKMSCHQKLVTILKRNLALDFFPQSSKAAGISPIPLAMVRRRCELMCKCLLERILQVEETDNGVMEVHALPYVLVLRSFCMVDPTLCSPASNPSQFVVTLQPFLKTQGDNRAVAQLLESIIFVIDAVLPLLRKPPQSVAEELEQDLKQMIVRHSFLTVVHACIKCLCSLCKITQKGGTLIEHLIQVFLKRLDTLGDDAKQQVGRSLFCLGLLIRYGSKLMITSDNKSIVFDKSLNSLMSYLCSEDFVIKFRSLQMQALQIVYKCLLDSETKMEPDKTSSSTTTQYAGAAQNVPVAAGVHIYEGILLLYWDCIMKLCLDMNDQVRQSAVKIGEVLLRLALASRDSLSLQMKEHKSDSTSYHFHKNRYDKELDELLEKYDDSFTRLQQVLAERQLLEKDDKNLKNENMDLRILISSMEKDTMDDLYMKCKYSL is encoded by the exons CTGCAGGAATCTTAGAGAAGGTTTTTCTTCTCTTTCCGGTAGTTCCATGGAGCCTTCAAGCCTTTATCATCAAGTCCTCAAATATGATTCTGAAGCATATGAGTACTCCATTCAAG GTCTTATCAAGGAGCGGAATCATAGTAGTTTGAGACCTGAAAAAACACCTTTTGAACAGAATGGACCTTCTACCAGTCAGAGAAAACATGAAGGAGCTCTTAATCATCAATCTGGCGGAAATCGTGCTGAT GGCACACAGGCATCTGTGTCTTCAAGAAGACAAATAGTCAAGAAGAAAGGAAATGATGATGTCTCCTTCTCCCAGCCAGATCTTAGTGAGGTTCAAG ATGGCATCATCAGAGGTTATACTGAGAGATTGGAGGAGCTATGCAGCACAGCAGAAACTTTGAATGAAGATCAAGACGAAGCTGATGCACAGTTGTTATCTTCAACTGATTTAAAGTTACTTGTGAATGATACAATGACCATCCGTGGAAAGAAAATCCTGCATTTGGTTCCTCTGGATATCCTTGTCAGACTTTTAAGTGTTCTTGATCTTCAAATTCGTGCAGCGGAAGGTGTATCCCTTGATGAAAATGAAGAT TGCGATTCAGATGCTATGTCGCTGGTAATTTGTGCCTTAGAGTCAATTCATGCAGCTTTAGCTGTAATGACTCATCCTGACATGCCAAAGCAGCTATACAAGAAAGAG GTCATTGAAAGAGTTCTAGACTTCTCTAGGCATCAGATTATGGAGAATATGCGTGCTTGTAATCCATCATATCATGCTCTACATAAACCAAATGAGAACGGCCCTTATGATG GCGAAGATGCTGATGTTGGATTTGGTTCGCCGGACAATACGCGACGTGGTAATAGAAGTGTTAAAGCAAGGAGGCGAACTGGAAACAA GGTGGCTGCTGCTGTAAACACTGTACTTCAGAAACTCAGTACAATCCTTGGTTTTCTTAGGGATCTGCTGTCAATCGAGCGCCTTCCTGATAGCTGCCTTCTACAATTAATAAAGACTAGTTTTTCTACGTTCTTGGTTGAAAATTGCCAGCTCTTGCAATTAAAGGCCATCGGTTTAATCTGCGGG GTATTTTCTGCATACCCACAACATAGGAGCTATCTGATAGACGAAACAGTTCATCTGCTTTGGAAGCTACCATTTTCAAAGCGTGTCCTGAGAACATACCCTCTTCCCAATGAAGAACAAAGGCAGATTCAGATGATAACGGCGCTGCTTATCCAGTTGGTTCAAAGTAGTGCAAACCTGCCTGTGGTATTAAGACAGACATTAACTGCTGACTCTATCTCAGATACTCCAGTTGGCGTTTTTTATCCCACCAAATGCAATGAAGCTTCCTCTGTGGCATGCTGTCATTTCTGGACTCGTGTTCTTCAGCGACTTACAACTGTGAAGACTCACGATGCATCGGAAGTCGAAGTTATTATTGAAAATATTGTTATAGATTTGCTATCGACATTGAATTTACCTGAATATCCAGCATCAGCTCCTATTCTTGAGGTGATAGATCTCATTTGCAAGGTTACCACACAAGTAGCTTCTGTTTTTGTGCTAATTCAGAATTCTTTGCAGGTTCTCCGTGTCTTGCTTCTTCAGAACGCTGGATTGAAATCTAAAGATGTAACTGCACGTTGTCTGGCCATTAACCTCCTTGGAACAATTGCTGCAAGATTGAAACGTGATCCCGTGTTTTGCAGCAGGGAGAGCTTCTGGATTTTACACAAGATGGctgatgaagatagtgctgatcAAAGTTACCCAAGAGATGTATGTTCTATTTGTCATGATGGAAGAAGTAGAAAAGTAGTGTTCGTATGTCAAGACTGTCAAAGATTGTTTCATACAGATTGCATGGGAGTTATAGAACGCAATGCTCCTTCTCGGGGGTGGTGTTGTCATTTTTGCCTCGGGAAGCAGCAGCTGATAGGTCTACAATCTTACCTCAAATCCATTCACAATGATGATGTCAAAAGGAACTTGTTCAAAACAGAAGGCGCTCCTGAAGCTTCAGAGTTGATTTCACAAATGGAAATTGTTCAGCAACTGCTTTTAAACTACCTGCAAGGAGCTGGTTCTACTGATGATGCACATCTTTATACCCGCTG GTTCTATCTTTGTCTTTGGTACAAAGATGATCCAAAATCTCAAGAGAAGTTGGCTTACTACCTCGCGAGACTGCAGTTGACATCAACTGTTGTTTCATCATTTTTAACAAGAGAATCAGCCAAAAAGATTACCCTAGCATTTGGGCAGAAAAATTCTTTTTCTAGAGGATTTGATCAGATTCTCTGCATGCTACTT GCGAGTCTAAGGGAGAACGCTCCTGTAATCAGGACCAAAGCATTACGTGCA GTCAGTTttattgttgaagctgatcctGAGGTGTTATGTGAAAAACGTGTTCAATCTGCTGTTGAAGGAAGATTTGTTGACTCTGTCATCTCTGTGCGAGAAGCTGCTTTGGAACTTGTAGGGAGGCATATTGCTTCACATCCGGATGTTGGTGTAAAG TATTTTCAAAAAGTTGCTGAGCGAGTGAAGGATACTGGAGTGGGTGTTCGGGGACGGGCTATTAAAATTATTCGCGACATGTGCACTTCTAATGCTAACTTCTCGGAGTTCACTAGTGCTTGCCTTCAGATAATTTCTCGtgttagtgatgaagaatctagTATACAG GATTTAGTTTGCAAAACATTTTACGACTTCTGGTTCGATGAACCTAGTCGTGCGCAGACACAGTTTGCTGAAGATGGCAGTTCTGTGCCTTTGGAGGTAGCAAAGAAGACTGAGCAGATTGTTGAGATGTCAAGAAAGATGTCTTGCCATCAAAAACTTGTCACTATCTTAAAGCGCAACTTAGCACTTGATTTTTTCCCTCAATCGTCCAAAGCTGCTGGTATCAGTCCAATTCCGCTGGCAATGGTGCGCAGAAGATGTGAGTTAATGTGCAAGTGCTTATTGGAAAGAATTTTGCAG GTAGAAGAAACAGATAACGGGGTGATGGAGGTGCATGCCCTTCCTTATGTCCTTGTTTTGCGCTCTTTCTGCATGGTGGATCCAACACTCTGCTCTCCAGCATCCAATCCATCTCAGTTTGTTGTTACTCTCCAGCCATTCCTGAAGACCCAG GGTGATAATCGAGCAGTAGCTCAGTTGCTTGAGAGCATAATCTTTGTTATTGATGCTGTTCTGCCTCTGCTCCGTAAGCCACCTCAAAGTGTTGCCGAAGAACTTGAACAGGACCTTAAACAAATGATCGTCCGGCATTCTTTCCTGACAGTTGTCCATGCCTGCATCAA GTGTTTATGCTCACTTTGCAAAATAACGCAAAAAGGTGGAACCTTAATTGAACACCTTATACAAGTGTTTCTTAAGCGTTTGGACACCCTTGGAGATGACGCCAAGCAG CAAGTGGGGCGGTCGCTCTTTTGTCTTGGGTTGCTCATCCGTTATGGTAGCAAATTAATGATCACATCTGACAACAAAAGCATAGTATTTGACAAGAGCCTCAACTCGCTAATGAGCTACCTCTGTTCCGAAGATTTTGTCATAAAATTCCGATCATTACAG ATGCAAGCATTGCAAATTGTATACAAGTGTCTTCTAGACTCTGAAACTAAAATGGAACCAGATAAGACGAGTAGTAGTACCACAACCCAGTATGCAGGTGCTGCACAAAATGTTCCTGTTGCTGCAGGTGTTCATATCTATGAAGGAATACTGCTATTATATTGGGATTGTATTATGAAATTATGCTTGGACATGAATGATCAAGTTCGTCAATCTGCTGTCAAG ATTGGAGAAGTGCTGTTGCGTCTTGCTCTTGCGTCAAGGGATTCTCTTTCTCTACAGATGAAGGAGCACAAAAGCGACTCCACAAGTTACCATTTCCATAAAAACAGGTACGATAAGGAATTAGATGAATTGTTAGAGAAATATGATGACTCTTTCACCCGTCTTCAGCAGGTATTGGCAGAGCGCCAGCTTCTAGAAAAAGATGACAAGAACCTTAAAAATGAAAATATGGATCTCCGGATCCTCATCTCCTCAATGGAGAAAGATACAATGGATGACCTCTACATGAAATGTAAATATTCTCTGTAA
- the LOC113300268 gene encoding sister chromatid cohesion protein SCC2-like isoform X2 — translation MMTSSNSSTSSNSPVYGSEKLCPCSPLLSLPVFRGAATTTSVNRSSNRNDVLSRATEIPDLLGHTDVSYFCRNLREGFSSLSGSSMEPSSLYHQVLKYDSEAYEYSIQGLIKERNHSSLRPEKTPFEQNGPSTSQRKHEGALNHQSGGNRADGTQASVSSRRQIVKKKGNDDVSFSQPDLSEVQDGIIRGYTERLEELCSTAETLNEDQDEADAQLLSSTDLKLLVNDTMTIRGKKILHLVPLDILVRLLSVLDLQIRAAEGVSLDENEDCDSDAMSLVICALESIHAALAVMTHPDMPKQLYKKEVIERVLDFSRHQIMENMRACNPSYHALHKPNENGPYDGEDADVGFGSPDNTRRGNRSVKARRRTGNKVAAAVNTVLQKLSTILGFLRDLLSIERLPDSCLLQLIKTSFSTFLVENCQLLQLKAIGLICGVFSAYPQHRSYLIDETVHLLWKLPFSKRVLRTYPLPNEEQRQIQMITALLIQLVQSSANLPVVLRQTLTADSISDTPVGVFYPTKCNEASSVACCHFWTRVLQRLTTVKTHDASEVEVIIENIVIDLLSTLNLPEYPASAPILEVLRVLLLQNAGLKSKDVTARCLAINLLGTIAARLKRDPVFCSRESFWILHKMADEDSADQSYPRDVCSICHDGRSRKVVFVCQDCQRLFHTDCMGVIERNAPSRGWCCHFCLGKQQLIGLQSYLKSIHNDDVKRNLFKTEGAPEASELISQMEIVQQLLLNYLQGAGSTDDAHLYTRWFYLCLWYKDDPKSQEKLAYYLARLQLTSTVVSSFLTRESAKKITLAFGQKNSFSRGFDQILCMLLASLRENAPVIRTKALRAVSFIVEADPEVLCEKRVQSAVEGRFVDSVISVREAALELVGRHIASHPDVGVKYFQKVAERVKDTGVGVRGRAIKIIRDMCTSNANFSEFTSACLQIISRVSDEESSIQDLVCKTFYDFWFDEPSRAQTQFAEDGSSVPLEVAKKTEQIVEMSRKMSCHQKLVTILKRNLALDFFPQSSKAAGISPIPLAMVRRRCELMCKCLLERILQVEETDNGVMEVHALPYVLVLRSFCMVDPTLCSPASNPSQFVVTLQPFLKTQGDNRAVAQLLESIIFVIDAVLPLLRKPPQSVAEELEQDLKQMIVRHSFLTVVHACIKCLCSLCKITQKGGTLIEHLIQVFLKRLDTLGDDAKQQVGRSLFCLGLLIRYGSKLMITSDNKSIVFDKSLNSLMSYLCSEDFVIKFRSLQALGFVLIAKPEYMLQPEIGKILEATLAPGSDNRLKMQALQIVYKCLLDSETKMEPDKTSSSTTTQYAGAAQNVPVAAGVHIYEGILLLYWDCIMKLCLDMNDQVRQSAVKIGEVLLRLALASRDSLSLQMKEHKSDSTSYHFHKNRYDKELDELLEKYDDSFTRLQQVLAERQLLEKDDKNLKNENMDLRILISSMEKDTMDDLYMKCKYSL, via the exons CTGCAGGAATCTTAGAGAAGGTTTTTCTTCTCTTTCCGGTAGTTCCATGGAGCCTTCAAGCCTTTATCATCAAGTCCTCAAATATGATTCTGAAGCATATGAGTACTCCATTCAAG GTCTTATCAAGGAGCGGAATCATAGTAGTTTGAGACCTGAAAAAACACCTTTTGAACAGAATGGACCTTCTACCAGTCAGAGAAAACATGAAGGAGCTCTTAATCATCAATCTGGCGGAAATCGTGCTGAT GGCACACAGGCATCTGTGTCTTCAAGAAGACAAATAGTCAAGAAGAAAGGAAATGATGATGTCTCCTTCTCCCAGCCAGATCTTAGTGAGGTTCAAG ATGGCATCATCAGAGGTTATACTGAGAGATTGGAGGAGCTATGCAGCACAGCAGAAACTTTGAATGAAGATCAAGACGAAGCTGATGCACAGTTGTTATCTTCAACTGATTTAAAGTTACTTGTGAATGATACAATGACCATCCGTGGAAAGAAAATCCTGCATTTGGTTCCTCTGGATATCCTTGTCAGACTTTTAAGTGTTCTTGATCTTCAAATTCGTGCAGCGGAAGGTGTATCCCTTGATGAAAATGAAGAT TGCGATTCAGATGCTATGTCGCTGGTAATTTGTGCCTTAGAGTCAATTCATGCAGCTTTAGCTGTAATGACTCATCCTGACATGCCAAAGCAGCTATACAAGAAAGAG GTCATTGAAAGAGTTCTAGACTTCTCTAGGCATCAGATTATGGAGAATATGCGTGCTTGTAATCCATCATATCATGCTCTACATAAACCAAATGAGAACGGCCCTTATGATG GCGAAGATGCTGATGTTGGATTTGGTTCGCCGGACAATACGCGACGTGGTAATAGAAGTGTTAAAGCAAGGAGGCGAACTGGAAACAA GGTGGCTGCTGCTGTAAACACTGTACTTCAGAAACTCAGTACAATCCTTGGTTTTCTTAGGGATCTGCTGTCAATCGAGCGCCTTCCTGATAGCTGCCTTCTACAATTAATAAAGACTAGTTTTTCTACGTTCTTGGTTGAAAATTGCCAGCTCTTGCAATTAAAGGCCATCGGTTTAATCTGCGGG GTATTTTCTGCATACCCACAACATAGGAGCTATCTGATAGACGAAACAGTTCATCTGCTTTGGAAGCTACCATTTTCAAAGCGTGTCCTGAGAACATACCCTCTTCCCAATGAAGAACAAAGGCAGATTCAGATGATAACGGCGCTGCTTATCCAGTTGGTTCAAAGTAGTGCAAACCTGCCTGTGGTATTAAGACAGACATTAACTGCTGACTCTATCTCAGATACTCCAGTTGGCGTTTTTTATCCCACCAAATGCAATGAAGCTTCCTCTGTGGCATGCTGTCATTTCTGGACTCGTGTTCTTCAGCGACTTACAACTGTGAAGACTCACGATGCATCGGAAGTCGAAGTTATTATTGAAAATATTGTTATAGATTTGCTATCGACATTGAATTTACCTGAATATCCAGCATCAGCTCCTATTCTTGAG GTTCTCCGTGTCTTGCTTCTTCAGAACGCTGGATTGAAATCTAAAGATGTAACTGCACGTTGTCTGGCCATTAACCTCCTTGGAACAATTGCTGCAAGATTGAAACGTGATCCCGTGTTTTGCAGCAGGGAGAGCTTCTGGATTTTACACAAGATGGctgatgaagatagtgctgatcAAAGTTACCCAAGAGATGTATGTTCTATTTGTCATGATGGAAGAAGTAGAAAAGTAGTGTTCGTATGTCAAGACTGTCAAAGATTGTTTCATACAGATTGCATGGGAGTTATAGAACGCAATGCTCCTTCTCGGGGGTGGTGTTGTCATTTTTGCCTCGGGAAGCAGCAGCTGATAGGTCTACAATCTTACCTCAAATCCATTCACAATGATGATGTCAAAAGGAACTTGTTCAAAACAGAAGGCGCTCCTGAAGCTTCAGAGTTGATTTCACAAATGGAAATTGTTCAGCAACTGCTTTTAAACTACCTGCAAGGAGCTGGTTCTACTGATGATGCACATCTTTATACCCGCTG GTTCTATCTTTGTCTTTGGTACAAAGATGATCCAAAATCTCAAGAGAAGTTGGCTTACTACCTCGCGAGACTGCAGTTGACATCAACTGTTGTTTCATCATTTTTAACAAGAGAATCAGCCAAAAAGATTACCCTAGCATTTGGGCAGAAAAATTCTTTTTCTAGAGGATTTGATCAGATTCTCTGCATGCTACTT GCGAGTCTAAGGGAGAACGCTCCTGTAATCAGGACCAAAGCATTACGTGCA GTCAGTTttattgttgaagctgatcctGAGGTGTTATGTGAAAAACGTGTTCAATCTGCTGTTGAAGGAAGATTTGTTGACTCTGTCATCTCTGTGCGAGAAGCTGCTTTGGAACTTGTAGGGAGGCATATTGCTTCACATCCGGATGTTGGTGTAAAG TATTTTCAAAAAGTTGCTGAGCGAGTGAAGGATACTGGAGTGGGTGTTCGGGGACGGGCTATTAAAATTATTCGCGACATGTGCACTTCTAATGCTAACTTCTCGGAGTTCACTAGTGCTTGCCTTCAGATAATTTCTCGtgttagtgatgaagaatctagTATACAG GATTTAGTTTGCAAAACATTTTACGACTTCTGGTTCGATGAACCTAGTCGTGCGCAGACACAGTTTGCTGAAGATGGCAGTTCTGTGCCTTTGGAGGTAGCAAAGAAGACTGAGCAGATTGTTGAGATGTCAAGAAAGATGTCTTGCCATCAAAAACTTGTCACTATCTTAAAGCGCAACTTAGCACTTGATTTTTTCCCTCAATCGTCCAAAGCTGCTGGTATCAGTCCAATTCCGCTGGCAATGGTGCGCAGAAGATGTGAGTTAATGTGCAAGTGCTTATTGGAAAGAATTTTGCAG GTAGAAGAAACAGATAACGGGGTGATGGAGGTGCATGCCCTTCCTTATGTCCTTGTTTTGCGCTCTTTCTGCATGGTGGATCCAACACTCTGCTCTCCAGCATCCAATCCATCTCAGTTTGTTGTTACTCTCCAGCCATTCCTGAAGACCCAG GGTGATAATCGAGCAGTAGCTCAGTTGCTTGAGAGCATAATCTTTGTTATTGATGCTGTTCTGCCTCTGCTCCGTAAGCCACCTCAAAGTGTTGCCGAAGAACTTGAACAGGACCTTAAACAAATGATCGTCCGGCATTCTTTCCTGACAGTTGTCCATGCCTGCATCAA GTGTTTATGCTCACTTTGCAAAATAACGCAAAAAGGTGGAACCTTAATTGAACACCTTATACAAGTGTTTCTTAAGCGTTTGGACACCCTTGGAGATGACGCCAAGCAG CAAGTGGGGCGGTCGCTCTTTTGTCTTGGGTTGCTCATCCGTTATGGTAGCAAATTAATGATCACATCTGACAACAAAAGCATAGTATTTGACAAGAGCCTCAACTCGCTAATGAGCTACCTCTGTTCCGAAGATTTTGTCATAAAATTCCGATCATTACAG GCATTAGGTTTTGTCTTGATTGCCAAACCTGAATATATGTTACAACCAGAGATTGGTAAGATCTTAGAGGCCACGCTAGCACCTGGTTCTGACAACCGACTTAAG ATGCAAGCATTGCAAATTGTATACAAGTGTCTTCTAGACTCTGAAACTAAAATGGAACCAGATAAGACGAGTAGTAGTACCACAACCCAGTATGCAGGTGCTGCACAAAATGTTCCTGTTGCTGCAGGTGTTCATATCTATGAAGGAATACTGCTATTATATTGGGATTGTATTATGAAATTATGCTTGGACATGAATGATCAAGTTCGTCAATCTGCTGTCAAG ATTGGAGAAGTGCTGTTGCGTCTTGCTCTTGCGTCAAGGGATTCTCTTTCTCTACAGATGAAGGAGCACAAAAGCGACTCCACAAGTTACCATTTCCATAAAAACAGGTACGATAAGGAATTAGATGAATTGTTAGAGAAATATGATGACTCTTTCACCCGTCTTCAGCAGGTATTGGCAGAGCGCCAGCTTCTAGAAAAAGATGACAAGAACCTTAAAAATGAAAATATGGATCTCCGGATCCTCATCTCCTCAATGGAGAAAGATACAATGGATGACCTCTACATGAAATGTAAATATTCTCTGTAA